In one Musa acuminata AAA Group cultivar baxijiao chromosome BXJ2-5, Cavendish_Baxijiao_AAA, whole genome shotgun sequence genomic region, the following are encoded:
- the LOC103986362 gene encoding pentatricopeptide repeat-containing protein At2g20540 translates to MRIPTRAAREMEDHIMPMLRSCPCFAELKRVHARIVVSALSQSCYLATQIISVCSVGGRLEYAALVFDHVEEPNAFLYNEMIRSYAKNSHFLEAIGLYKQMVRQDHVFADGFTYPFVIKACAGLLVLHLGRQVHARVSKSGLGSNSIIQNSLIEMYTKCDDLVDAHCLFDEMAERDVISWNMMITAHARSGQMRKARALFDTMPKRSVVSWTALISGYTSIGCYSDAIKVFHRMQSEGLEPDDISIVSVLPACAHLGALELGKWIHAFCNKRKLLEKTFIRNALMEMYAKCGSIDQAHQLFEDMRDRDVISWSTMIGGLATHGRALDAIELFVEMEEEKDKRVRPNCITFLGLLSACSHAGLVDEGLWYFESMKKVYGLDPDIEHYGCMVDLLSRAGCIRRAVELVDGMPFPPDVSIWGSLLCACRIHGDVETAVKATERLLELEPEDTGNYVMLSNIYAAAGRWDGVAKMRKLVRSRKMKKTPGCSSIEVDNAVHEFIAGDETNPHFVDICRMLDLLASELTRSPRSTAERTSSVDLCQEEEEEEEVFYS, encoded by the coding sequence ATGAGGATTCCCACCCGGGCTGCCAGAGAAATGGAAGACCACATCATGCCGATGCTAAGGAGCTGCCCCTGTTTCGCGGAACTGAAGAGAGTCCACGCTCGCATTGTGGTCTCTGCCCTCTCCCAAAGTTGCTACCTTGCGACTCAGATCATAAGCGTTTGCAGTGTCGGTGGAAGGTTGGAATACGCCGCTCTGGTCTTCGACCATGTCGAGGAACCGAATGCGTTCTTGTACAATGAAATGATCAGAAGTTACGCCAAGAACAGCCATTTCCTCGAAGCGATCGGCCTGTACAAGCAAATGGTGCGGCAGGATCACGTCTTTGCGGATGGGTTCACCTATCCTTTTGTGATCAAGGCCTGCGCTGGGCTGCTGGTGCTTCATCTCGGAAGGCAAGTTCACGCCCGTGTTTCCAAGTCTGGGTTGGGCTCCAATTCCATCATCCAGAACTCGTTGATAGAGATGTACACCAAATGTGACGATTTGGTCGATGCACACTGCTTGTTCGACGAAATGGCGGAGAGAGATGTGATTTCGTGGAACATGATGATTACGGCGCATGCTAGATCGGGGCAGATGAGGAAAGCTCGAGCTCTGTTCGACACAATGCCCAAAAGATCGGTGGTCTCTTGGACCGCGTTGATCTCTGGTTACACCTCCATCGGCTGCTACTCCGACGCCATTAAGGTGTTTCATAGGATGCAGTCGGAAGGGTTAGAGCCCGACGACATCAGCATCGTGTCGGTGTTGCCGGCATGCGCTCACCTGGGAGCTCTGGAGCTGGGCAAGTGGATACACGCCTTCTGTAACAAGCGCAAGTTGCTCGAGAAGACCTTCATCCGCAATGCGCTCATGGAGATGTATGCTAAATGCGGCAGCATCGACCAAGCCCATCAGCTGTTCGAGGATATGCGCGATAGGGATGTGATATCGTGGAGCACGATGATCGGCGGGCTCGCAACGCACGGGAGGGCACTTGATGCGATCGAGCTGTTCGTGGaaatggaggaggagaaggataaGAGGGTGAGGCCAAATTGCATCACATTTCTCGGACTCCTATCCGCCTGTTCTCATGCCGGGCTGGTAGACGAGGGGCTGTGGTACTTTGAATCGATGAAGAAGGTTTACGGTCTCGATCCAGACATCGAGCACTACGGTTGCATGGTGGATCTCCTTAGTCGAGCAGGCTGCATCCGTCGCGCGGTGGAGCTCGTAGATGGGATGCCGTTCCCACCGGATGTCAGCATCTGGGGGTCTTTGCTCTGTGCTTGTAGAATCCATGGCGACGTGGAAACGGCTGTGAAGGCGACAGAGCGACTTCTTGAGCTCGAGCCAGAGGACACCGGCAACTACGTGATGCTGTCGAACATCTACGCTGCTGCCGGGAGGTGGGATGGTGTGGCCAAGATGAGGAAACTGGTGAGGAGTAGGAAGATGAAGAAGACGCCAGGGTGCAGCTCGATTGAGGTGGACAATGCTGTTCACGAATTTATTGCTGGAGATGAAACAAATCCACATTTTGTTGACATATGTCGGATGCTTGACCTGTTGGCATCGGAGCTCACGAGATCTCCAAGATCAACAGCAGAACGGACGAGCTCTGTAGATTTgtgtcaagaagaagaagaagaagaagaagttttttaTAGCTGA
- the LOC103986364 gene encoding soluble inorganic pyrophosphatase, with amino-acid sequence MGWISTINNGNVEGRGAASRPLLTSRQRPARRGEPDPPSYKAPPPTTSLSVSHWRRHPSEPRPSLADLFRVLISSASRNMSEGDETASTENHAAPQLNERILSSMSRRSVAAHPWHDLEIGPGAPGVFNVVVEITKGSKVKYELDKKTGLIKVDRILYSSVVYPHNYGFIPRTLCEDSDPLDVLVLMQEPVLPGCFLRARAIGLMPMIDQGEKDDKIIAVCADDPEYRHFNDLNELSPHRLNEIRRFFEDYKKNENKEVAVNEFLPANTAREAIQHSMDLYAQYILHTLRR; translated from the exons ATGGGTTGGATCTCAACCATAAATAACGGAAATGTTGAAGGACGAGGCGCAGCCTCCCGCCCTCTCCTCACGTCACGCCAGCGACCCGCTCGGCGCGGCGAACCCGATCCGCCATCCTATAAAGCCCCTCCCCCCACAACCTCCCTCTCAGTCTCTCACTGGCGAAGGCATCCTTCGGAGCCGCGACCATCTCTTGCCGACCTCTTTAGGGTTTTGATTTCTTCCGCCTCGAG AAATATGAGTGAAGGGGATGAGACTGCATCAACAGAGAATCACGCAGCTCCACAGCTGAATGAAAGGATTCTATCATCTATGTCAAGGAGATCAGTAGCTGCACATCCTTGGCATGATCTTGAAATAG GTCCCGGTGCTCCTGGTGTGTTCAATGTT GTGGTGGAGATTACCAAAGGAAGTAAAGTTAAATATGAACTTGACAAGAAGACAGGGCTAATTAAG GTGGATCGGATCCTGTACTCATCAGTAGTCTACCCTCATAATTATGGTTTCATTCCTCGCACACTTTGTGAAGACAGTGACCCACTGGATGTTTTGGTTCTGATGCAG GAACCAGTTCTACCTGGATGCTTTCTACGAGCCAGGGCCATTGGTCTTATGCCTATGATTGATCAG GGGGAgaaagatgataagatcatcgcaGTTTGTGCTGATGATCCTGAGTATCGTCACTTCAATGACCTCAATGAGTTGTCCCCTCATCGTCTTAATGAGATTCGGCGCTTCTTTGAAGACT ACAAAAAGAATGAGAACAAAGAGGTTGCAGTCAATGAATTCTTGCCTGCAAACACTGCTCGAGAAGCCATCCAACACTCAAT GGATCTTTATGCTCAGTATATCCTGCATACCTTGAGGCGGTAG
- the LOC103986361 gene encoding glycine-rich RNA-binding protein RZ1A codes for MSEIEEYRCFIGSLSWSTTDEDLKEAFQKFGQISEAKIVVDKFSGRSRGFGFVTFDDKGAMEEAIEAMNGMDLDGRSILVERAQPQGPASRDRDGGRDFDRDRSRGRGRDFGGSGRGSNSGDCFKCGKPGHFARECPSGDGARGDGYGGRDDRYGGSRGNNNRYGPDRNGDRYSGRSRDGGGRGGGGMGGDRYNRDRSGPYERPSGGSYRS; via the exons ATGTCAGAAATAGAGGAGTACCGGTGCTTTATAGGCAGCCTCTCATGGTCAACAACTGATGAAGATCTGAAGGAGGCATTTCAAAAGTTTGGTCAAATCAGTGAGGCAAAG ATTGTTGTTGACAAGTTTTCTGGTCGTTCCCGTGGATTTGGCTTTGTCACTTTTGATGACAAGGGAGCTATGGAAGAAGCTATCGAAGCCATGAATGGGATGGATCTGGATGGGCGATCTATTCTTGTGGAAAGAGCTCAACCACAAGGTCCTGCTAGCAGGGATCGTGATGGTGGGCGTGACTTTGATCGAGATCGATCTCGTGGGCGTGGTCGCGATTTTGGTGGTAGTGGACGAGGTTCAAATAGTGGTGATTGTTTTAAATGTGGCAAGcctggtcattttgctagggaATGCCCTTCTGGTGATGGTGCAAGAGGGGATGGGTATGGTGGCAGAGATGACAGGTATGGGGGTAGTCGTGGCAATAATAATCGATATGGTCCTGACCGGAATGGTGACCGATATAGTGGTCGTAGTAGGGATGGAGGAGGCCGTGGAGGTGGGGGCATGGGAGGTGATCGTTATAACCGTGATCGATCTGGACCATATGAACGCCCTAGTGGAGGCAGCTACAGATCCTGA
- the LOC135611896 gene encoding uncharacterized protein LOC135611896, with amino-acid sequence MAAELAVSAAPAAYFPVVFFDGDSEIDVGSVLVHPSVGFKKFQASVSQRIGVAPHQISISLVRRKKARVSPEVRRKVTIDEASDFAAIARERDCFVLAVLRRPRRERRGRSKRKSHEVGEEKKAVPEMTILRRNPMGSGVLDPMRGGLVPEAIAGLGLWDYEAQLRSIQRQRERLLISTAAAAAAADVSYYPFAVGHRPSSPASCRECEAAKADGRSPGFHWCVHDAVTIGFRSPVGPIQRPSKSHVEASA; translated from the coding sequence ATGGCGGCGGAATTGGCTGTGTCGGCGGCCCCCGCCGCTTACTTCCCGGTCGTCTTCTTCGACGGCGATAGCGAGATCGACGTTGGATCTGTTCTGGTGCACCCGTCGGTCGGCTTTAAGAAGTTCCAGGCCAGCGTCAGCCAACGGATCGGTGTCGCCCCTCACCAGATCTCCATCTCGCTCGTCCGCCGCAAGAAGGCCCGGGTGTCTCCGGAGGTCCGCCGCAAGGTGACGATTGACGAGGCGTCCGACTTCGCGGCGATCGCCCGCGAGAGGGACTGCTTCGTCCTCGCCGTACTTCGCCGGCCACGGCGGGAGAGGCGGGGCCGGTCCAAGAGGAAGAGCCATGAAGTCGGCGAGGAGAAGAAGGCGGTTCCGGAGATGACGATCCTGAGGCGGAACCCGATGGGGtccggggtcctcgatccgatgcGCGGTGGGCTGGTGCCGGAGGCGATCGCCGGATTGGGGCTGTGGGACTACGAGGCCCAGCTGCGGAGCATCCAGCGGCAGCGGGAGAGGCTCCTGATATcgaccgcggcggcggcggcggcggcggatgtCTCGTACTACCCATTCGCGGTCGGTCATCGTCCTTCGTCGCCGGCCTCGTGCCGTGAGTGCGAGGCGGCGAAGGCGGATGGTCGGTCGCCGGGGTTCCATTGGTGCGTCCACGACGCGGTCACCATTGGCTTCCGGTCGCCGGTGGGGCCCATCCAGCGTCCCTCGAAGAGCCACGTCGAAGCTTCCGCCTAG
- the LOC135613036 gene encoding S-adenosylmethionine synthase 1 translates to MDTFLFTSESVNEGHPDKLCDQVSDAILDACLEQDPESKVACETCTKTNMVMVFGEITTKAKVNYEKIVRDTCRGIGFVSADVGLDADRCKVLVNIEEQSPDIAQGVHGHLTKKPEEIGAGDQGHMFGYATDETAELMPLTHVLATKIGARLTEVRKNKTCPWVRPDGKTQVTVEYRNDGGAMVPVRVHTVLISTQHDESVTNEQIAADLKEHVIKPVIPAKYIDDRTIFHLNPSGRFVIGGPHGDAGLTGRKIIIDTYGGWGAHGGGAFSGKDPTKVDRSGAYIARQAAKSVVASGLARRCIVQISYAIGVPEPLSVFVDTYKTGKIADQDILVLIKENFDFRPGMIAINLDLKRGGNLRYQKTAAYGHFGRDDPDFTWEKAKVLKANKA, encoded by the coding sequence ATGGATACCTTTCTGTTCACTTCGGAGTCCGTCAATGAGGGCCACCCCGACAAGCTCTGCGACCAAGTCTCCGACGCCATACTCGATGCCTGCTTGGAACAGGACCCTGAGAGCAAGGTGGCCTGCGAGACCTGCACCAAAACGAACATGGTCATGGTGTTCGGTGAGATCACCACCAAGGCCAAGGTCAACTACGAGAAGATCGTGCGCGATACCTGCCGCGGCATCGGTTTCGTCTCCGCGGACGTCGGCCTCGACGCCGACCGCTGCAAGGTGCTGGTCAACATCGAGGAGCAGAGCCCCGACATCGCCCAGGGCGTGCACGGGCACCTGACGAAGAAGCCGGAGGAGATCGGCGCCGGTGACCAGGGCCACATGTTCGGATACGCCACGGACGAGACCGCGGAGCTGATGCCGCTGACCCACGTCCTGGCCACCAAGATCGGCGCCCGGCTCACGGAGGTGCGCAAGAACAAGACCTGCCCGTGGGTCAGGCCGGACGGGAAGACGCAGGTGACCGTCGAGTACCGGAACGATGGCGGCGCCATGGTGCCCGTCCGGGTGCACACCGTCCTCATCTCCACCCAGCACGACGAGTCGGTCACCAACGAGCAAATCGCCGCCGACCTGAAAGAGCACGTCATCAAACCGGTCATCCCTGCCAAGTACATCGACGACCGGACCATCTTCCACCTGAACCCGTCGGGCCGATTCGTCATAGGCGGGCCTCACGGCGACGCAGGCCTGACAGGAAGAAAGATCATCATCGACACCTACGGCGGGTGGGGCGCGCACGGCGGCGGCGCGTTCTCGGGGAAGGATCCGACCAAGGTGGACCGCAGCGGCGCCTACATCGCGAGGCAGGCCGCCAAGAGCGTGGTGGCTTCTGGGCTGGCCCGGAGGTGCATCGTGCAGATCTCATACGCCATCGGCGTGCCAGAGCCGCTGTCGGTGTTCGTGGACACCTATAAGACGGGGAAGATAGCCGATCAAGATATACTGGTACTGATCAAGGAGAACTTCGACTTCAGGCCGGGGATGATCGCCATCAACCTCGACCTGAAGAGGGGTGGCAACTTGAGGTACCAGAAGACTGCGGCCTATGGGCATTTTGGCCGTGACGATCCTGACTTCACGTGGGAGAAGGCGAAGGTTCTGAAGGCGAACAAGGCCTGA
- the LOC135613035 gene encoding SKP1-interacting partner 15-like, which yields MLDGRTDRDEEEEEMKEEELGPDGTPMPWPTSPILLLPRDALYNVLGRLTLREALACRPVCRVFLDALSSTPFLASLAPLRLLALRHPRAAEASSSPSLYAFDPSLRRWLRLPLAFLPFRSSSPVTASPSPSLLYLWVDAVPSPSTVAGAKNHPKSLAVCNPLTGSHRLLPPLGSAWSRHGTVLAGPGGAVLVVTELAALSYAPGTDRWLKFPLSLPSKPRSPILMSGAVFALCDVGTPWRSQWKLFSCHLRDLGGTRGWASLDRHEWRDMFNILKRPRLLPGAGGRRILMIGGLRSSFAVDGPCSTVMILRLDLATIEWEEAGRMPQEMYRCFGGGVFGPMAAPAAAGGNNKVKVFGGDGRIWFSGKRVRGKLIMWEEDDIGGSGGGLWSWVDGIPGYNEGMYRGFVFDAGFTATP from the coding sequence ATGCTCGATGGTCGCACGGAtcgcgacgaggaggaggaagagatgaaggaggaggagtTGGGGCCGGATGGTACGCCGATGCCGTGGCCGACAAGCCCGATCCTACTCCTCCCTCGGGACGCGCTCTATAACGTCCTCGGTCGCCTTACCCTCCGCGAGGCGCTCGCTTGCCGCCCCGTCTGCCGCGTCTTCCTTGACGCCCTCTCCTCCACTCCCTTCTTGGCGTCCCTAGCCCCGCTCCGCCTCCTCGCCCTCCGCCACCCCCGGGCCGCCGAAGCTTCCTCCTCGCCCTCGCTCTACGCCTTCGATCCCTCCCTCCGTCGTTGGCTCCGGCTCCCCCTCGCCTTTCTCCCGTTCCGATCTTCTTCCCCCGTCACCGCCTCCCCTTCCCCCTCTCTCCTCTACCTGTGGGTCGATGCCGTCCCCTCCCCCTCCACCGTCGCCGGTGCCAAGAACCACCCTAAATCCCTCGCCGTATGCAATCCTCTCACCGGATCCCACCGCCTCCTCCCCCCGCTCGGCTCTGCCTGGTCCCGCCACGGCACCGTCCTTGCCGGCCCTGGCGGCGCCGTCCTTGTCGTCACGGAGCTCGCCGCCCTATCCTACGCCCCGGGCACCGATCGCTGGCTTAAGTTCCCCTTAAGCCTCCCCTCCAAGCCGCGGAGCCCGATCCTGATGTCCGGCGCCGTCTTCGCTCTCTGCGACGTCGGCACCCCCTGGCGGAGCCAGTGGAAGCTCTTCTCCTGCCACCTACGCGACCTCGGCGGCACCCGCGGGTGGGCCTCGCTCGATCGGCACGAGTGGCGAGACATGTTTAACATCCTGAAGCGGCCGCGGCTCCTTCCTGGTGCGGGGGGCAGGCGGATTCTGATGATCGGAGGGTTGAGGTCCTCGTTCGCGGTGGATGGTCCATGCTCGACGGTCATGATCCTGAGGCTGGATCTGGCGACGATTGAGTGGGAGGAAGCGGGGAGGATGCCGCAGGAGATGTACAGGTGCTTTGGAGGTGGAGTCTTTGGGCCAATGGCAGCACCAGCGGCAGCCGGGGGCAACAATAAGGTGAAAGTCTTTGGTGGAGATGGGAGGATATGGTTCTCAGGGAAGAGGGTGAGAGGAAAGCTGATAATGTGGGAGGAGGACGACATCGGAGGTAGTGGCGGTGGCCTGTGGAGTTGGGTGGACGGTATTCCAGGTTACAATGAGGGCATGTACAGGGGTTTTGTGTTTGATGCTGGATTCACTGCTACACCTTGA